The DNA segment TGTATCTCTATTATAACCAGCCATTTACTTGGCTGGATCCATACTAAATTGTGAACTCTTTAAAGGTAGAGACTACCATTCATTTCTGTGTCCCAAGCTCCTGAAACAGGGACTCTAAATATTTGGTTAATACTAAATGGCCTTGTAATCTACCAGGCCCAGGGCATACCTTATCACGAGGGGATGGCAGGAGGTGTGCCTTGATATGGGTATGGTTTCTGTCAGAggtagagaagaaaggaaaagaaaggctaAGAACTCTGAATTCAAGGGtcagaacaaaacagaataagACTACATGGTTTAAAAATTCCCCTACCCTGCTGGGATGTTGTCAAACCCTTGCTCTCTCCCCTACAGGCTCCTCATCCTTCTCCCAGGACAAAGGGCTTCTCCCTTGAAGCCTCACTCACCGGGTATTGGTGCCTCAGGTCTTGGTGAAGAACACTGGAAGTAGAGACCCCAGTCAGAGAAATTACTATCTCTACAGCCAGTAAAAGGTGTTGATAGGAAGGGAGGGGCTGAGATGATTCCAGGCCAGCAGTGAGGAGTGGGTCCTGGGTTCATGGGTTGGGGGGCACGGTTCAGTCCTAGGGCTGGCTGTGTAATGCAGGAAAAGGCTGACTTGTGAAGAGGTCAGCTGTGGTTGAAAGGGGTCAGGGGCTCGAAGGAAGGGCAGGGAAGGGTTTCTGGATACAGTGGTCCTGGAGTGAGGGTCACCATGTTTGGAGATCTGAGTTCCTCAGTCTTGTGTCTGTTTTTCCTTGGTATGCATGGGTTTCATGTGGTAGCTAGCGATAAACAAGGCCTCATCAGCGAGTTCTGTGCTGACCTGGGTCAGGAATTCCTTAGAACGGGATAATGAAACCTTCTGGGAAAGGGAGGCTCAGAGGGGCTCAGCCTGGGAGTTCCCACATGGGAATCCTGGGTCTGAAGGTCCCTAAGTTGGGGGCTCTGGGTCTAAGGAGTCTGGTACTGGAGGACTGGGCCTTGAAATTCGGCCCAGAAGGCCCTCGAAGTAGGGGGCAGCTTTTGGGGGTCTCAGGGCCTAGTGCTGGGAACTATGGGTTCAGTCTCTAGGCTAGAGGCTCAAGGCTGGAGGGTTCAGTGCCTAGGAGCCCCCACTTCATTCCCCCAACCCACCCCTGCTCACCAGACCTCCACCCAAGGAGGTTGCTGCTTCACCCAAGGAGGCTGCAGGTTGGGGCATCCAGCTGCccattttctcctcattcctggTAGGAGTGGATGCCATCCCTCTGGGAACAGTTGGAGCCACTGTTAGACTGAGAAACCAGCCCATCTCCCCCAAGCCCATCCCACCACCATTCCCTGGGCTCAGATTTAAGCAAGGCCTTTAGGTGAACCATCCTGTGATCTCAGTTCTccctctgcaaaaaaaaaagccaaatccGTTGCCTTAAATCTTCGGGGGCCAAGGACGGGGTGGAAATGCCCACAACAATCCCTTCTCCCACCTTGCCCAGGGGACCTCCTTCCCATCTTCCCATCCAAGGCCCTTTCCAAGACAAGGCAGCCTCCGTGCTGCCCCGGACCTCGTAGATGGGCAGAAATCTTGGGCTACTCGGCACGGGAGGGTGGCGGCAAAGGGGCACCTATTATAGGTTCGGGGGGTACGGGTAGCTGGAGTTGGGGAGGAAGGCTGGAAAGAGGGGGACCCGGGGCGGTGCCGCTACCCGTTGCTATAAAAATCCTGGCGTCTGCGGAGTTTCCGTTGCCCCGTTGCCGGGAGACTAGGGATTCCAGAACCGAAAGCAGGGGGCCATTTTCCTAGCCTATCGCATTCGCTCCTACAGCCTCTCCTCCACCCAACTCTAGGTCCCTCTTTGAGGGCGGTGAAACTTGGAGGAGCCAGAGGAGGCTTGAGAAACTTGGAAAGGTCACAGAACGTGGAGCCTGAGACCTAATCCTCCTACCACTAGGGGCATGCAAGAAGCAACCCCGCCCACGACAGCCCTCCACGGTCATCTCACCGCGTGGAGACGGAGAGAGCAAACGAGAGCaaaagagagggggaggggaagaaaaaatGTGGACTCTACTAAATCACCTTGCCTCTCGCGAGGACGGAAtctttccccttttctttgtCTCCAGGATGCCATGCCCTCCCCCGGGAGGAAAGCAGAGATGCTCATCTAGGCCTCCTTCTCTTTTGACCTCTCCTTTTTCGTTCCTTCCTTTGCTCGGTGTCTCTGGTTCATCTCCCCCTGTCTCTTGCAGTTTGGTACGAGCCGAAGgaaagggacagagggaggaagaggaaaaggaagcgGGCAAATCTTAAAGGGAGCGCAGCCATTTTTaagcctcttttctttttccaattttgcaaAGTGCACAGCTAGAGCGGCGCGGGCCTCAGCTGGGGGCCGGAGCGCCTGCGGGGCGGGCGGAGGCGAGGGTCTGCCCACTGGAAGGGCCCCGCGCACCTCCGGCCCATGCTCCGGCGGGCAGCGAGCTTGAACATCTGGGGCTGGCCTGGGGCGGCAGGGTCCTGTGCGCGGTTGGCGCGGCTGCTGCGCCGGGCCGGAGGGTGAGGCCGCGCTGCGGAGCGGGGACAGAGCTGGCACCTCCAGATCAGATCCGTGGCGCCTAGGGGGCCGCCGCGATGCCAGGCGAAAATATCTTCCTGTTCGTGCCTAACCTCATCGGTGAGTGCTGTTTGTGGCTCCCGGGGTCGAACGCTAGGGCGAGGGTCCTTGGGCAGGCTCCCTGATCCCTCCCTGTCTCCCCCTCGTTCCATCCCAAGGTTATGCCCGGATTGTCTTCGCCATCGTTTCTTTCTACTTCATGCCCTGCTGCCCCCTCACGGCCTCTTCCTTCTACTTGCTCAGCGGACTTCTGGACGCTTTCGATGGACACGCTGCTCGAGCCCTTAATCAAGGTGACAGACAATTCTTATATCCAGAAGTCCAACTACCCTCTGCCCTCTTTTCCTGCTTCCTCAGGACCTTAGGGTGGGCGGGTCCTCGGGAATCAGGGAGCTTAGTCATTCCCATCTTTGTAGTAAACAGAATGGCCAGGTTTTGTAGCCCAAGGGACTTAAGCTAGCTGTTGAGAAGAACTCACTGATAGTGAGAGGTGTGGGGAGCTAGACTGGACATGACAGTGGCAGAGCAGGAGATCTCTGAATAAACATCCATCCACCAGGTGTTTATTGGgcgtctactgtgtgccaggcaccagcaATAGGGCTTCCAGAAGGCAGGTTTAgagggaggatggagagggaaggGGATGGCTTCTGGAAGGTTgagttattttttaatctgttttccaGACCCACTTCCAAGACTTCCCGTAAGTCCTCGAGTCTCCTTGTCTTGAGACCTGGACCCTTGGTTCTGGGATTGATGTGTTGTAGGGCTGGCTTTGTCTCACCCACGCCTACGCTGCTCTCCCATGCCTCATTTCACGTCATGGTGAACCTTACGCACTGGCCTTACACCACACAGAGAGCAGCCTGTTCTCTCCAGGCAATGACCGGTGAACATTTTCCGTCGTCTTCTAAATTCTGCATTGGAGTTGATAACACCAAATATAGTCCTTGTCATAGATCCACGGCCCGCAACAGCCTCTACCCACCTAATAGTCACCGTTTTTCAGGGACCCGGTTTGGGGCCATGCTGGACATGCTGACGGACCGCTGCTCCACCATGTGTCTGCTGGTCAACCTGGCCCTGCTGTACCCTCGTGCCACCCTTCTCTTCCAGCTCAGCATGAGCTTGGATGTGGCCAGCCACTGGCTGCACCTCCATAGGTCTGCGATTCTGAGGGTGTTGACCAGTTGAAGAAAACCGGCAATGGGGAGGGGTGAGACTGTATGGGAGGGTGTCCGGATGTCTGGGATGGCAATAGGCTTCTTTTGGGAAGTCTCCTTTTTAGCTCTGCTTTTTTGGAGGACTGGGAAAAtcctctctgtatcagcttcagTTCTGCTGACAGTTGAATTAAGCAGTCCCTAAGACTTTTGACTGGATAGTCAAGGATTCCAAATAGATAACAGCTcttgggaaggggctgggggcttTTGAATGTGGCATTTTTGAGTCCTGACTCTGCCCCCAGGTAGGTAATTGTGTGGGTTTGGGCAAAACAGGAGTCTTCAGCTTCACTACAGCCCCTCAGAATAGAGGCAGTCACAGTACCTACCTGGGGCGGGAATCACTAGGAGGATTGGATGGGCGTTCATGGTAATGAATGCTCATGGAGTCCCCCTACTTTCTCCCCAAGTTCTGTGGTCCGAGGCAGTGAAAGTCACAAGATGATTGACCTGTCTGGAAATCCAGTGCTTCGGATCTACTACACCTCCAGAGTGAGCATTTCCTGCCCCTCCCTCATTTACTCAGTAgatgccaagtcctgggctgagCCCTGGTCCCAGGTTAGCAGAGTGCAAGCACTGGAGGGACATCTAGCCCCCCAGCCTGTCCCATGGGAGAAGAGGTCTATAAGCTGAAGCACTAAGGACAGTAGGCTCAGTGGGAAGGGCCTGTGTGAACTAGTTCAGGCTTCAGTGGGCCTGAGGCCCAGGTGCACCGAGGGAGGCACTGAGTGACTGGAGGGGAGTTGGGGGCAGGTAGGGGGAGCGGAGAGGTCACAGAGCCAGCTCTCAAAAGGCCTTAGGCCATGACAAGGAGTGTGGGCTTTATTTGTAGCAGAGGCAGCTTCTCAAGGTGCTTTTCAAAAGAGAGACAATATGTGGAGATGGCTCTTTCCTCTTAGCCCCATCCCACCCTCTGCACCTGCTCCTCCAGTACAATGCCTTCCTGCTACCTGCCCTCAGAGGGTTCTGGCCCCTACCCCTGAGTTGGGGGATAGGGTCAGGGTGCAGTGCCCTGCCCTCTTGTTTAGCAGCCTTTTTGCTGTTTGTGCAGCCTGCTCTGTTTATCCTGTGTGCTGGGAACGAACTTTTCTACTGCCTCCTCTACTTACTCAATTTTTCCGAGGGACTTTTAGGTAGGAAACGGGCTGGGCAGTCGGATGGGAGGGGGTTCTGGCCTGCCCAGGGAGATGAAGCCAGCAGCCACCTGGGCCCCTTCCTCACCTGCGTCCcattttctctgtgttgccctGGCTCCCTTCCCACAGTTGGCTCCGTGGGTCTCTTCCGAATGGGTCTCTGGATCACTGCCCCCATTGCTTTGCTGAAGTCTGTCGTCAGTGTCATCCACCTGGTCACAGCTGCTCGAAACATGGCTGCCCTGGATGCAGCAGACCGTGCCAAGAAGAAGTGACCCTggaacctccagcccctggctgTCCACCTGCCCTGGGAGTCTCACAGTACCACGAGggtcccctctccctcccaggaGGTCCCACTCTCATGTCTTCCTAACGTGTTATCCAACATGCTGGGAACGGGGTCACCCTCTCTGGGATGTCAtgttctccataatcctgaagacCATTCCCATCCCTGTGATCCCCAAGGACCTGGACTTCAAATAGGAAGGATGTTCTGGTGGCTCCACCCATAAGGGCAGTGCTCCTGGGGCACCAAGAGGCCTGAGGACTGGCATTGTCACACCTGCTGGCTCAGCGCTGGGGTCTGGCTTGACCTGAGACTTCAGGGACACGAGTGAGGGAGATTGGGCAGAGGCCAGGCTTCGCAAGAGGCAGGGAGTTGGATCTCTGCTCCTGGCCCGAGGAAGCCTGCAGGTACCatggccagaagaaaatgggctGTCTGGAACCTTTCCCACTACAGCCCTCTCTGTCCAGTCTGTCTTAACTGAAAGCCTAGATAATAAAGGCAGGGCTTCACTATCCTGGGCTTGGTTTCCTTTGAGATACTCTGGGTTGAGGGAAGACTGGGGGAAAAGGGATATCCATCTGGATGCTTTTCCCCCGGTTGTTCACTGGCTGGCTCCTTGCCACCTAAGCTATTGCCATGTCCTCTTTGctctactgctttattttctgacACTGGCCGTCCATATTTATTGGTGTGCCTGATGTTTTCCATCCCCCACAGAATGTAAACTGAAAGCACAGACTTTTCTTGTTCCTTCTCTATCCCTGCAATAAAGGTTAACCTTAACCTGGCGTATCATAgctgcttaataaatattcacaAGTAGATCAGTTGGTTTCTCAGCATGCAGTAGTCCTTAGACGACCTGTGGGATATGTCTTAAAAAGTCAGCTGCTTAGACCTTGTGCCAGACCTTAAGTCACCATTGGTGGGGGATGGGCCCAGAAGTCTGCATCTTTAATAAACTCCGGGTGGTTGATTCCTCCCAGTaaggttgagaatcactgttcCCTCTTAAACATTTTTTGGGCACCATATAGTAGGCACTGTTCTGAGCATCCGTCCCTAATAGCTACATCTAATGCCTGGCACcaagtttttaaaacaatattgaggCTACCATATGCCAGATCCTGTGCTGAGGGCTCTTTGCAGATGTTACTCATTTTATCCATATAAAATGCTCAGAGCTTAGCTGAGAGGTCCTCAGGTCCTGGAGAGCTGAAATTAGCAGATGTGTACTGAGCCTCAACTCCTGCACTCTCCCAGGAGATTGGTGGGAAGAAAGCCAGCCTCTTGGGAGTCAAGCCAGTGAAGGTGGGTATAAGCAGGGAGGTTCCTGTAGGGGATGTAACACTTAGGTGTTGGTGGTGAAGGGGTGAGTGTCTCAAGTAGAAAGGTGGTAGGGATTGGGCAGGAAGGGTTGGGAGAGGATTGGTTCTCAGCTGAGGGCACAGGGAGGTCGGTGCCCTAGGCAGTTGCGGAAAtggaaatgttacagaaaatactggaaaagcctggactggatcactgacagaagaaccaagcggcactcagaggtcttggagtgttgagggttATTTTACACCAGTGGgcccagaggggagtaatctcccaaggtctgagccccaaacaaaggcaaagggagcaatatatatctgcTTCtccatctgtaacattcctatgtgcacagcaatggagcaagcaagggggagggagtttagggagtaagtgcctggcagagcggagagtgaaggggagggggaaaAACGGGGctttctgctgtctttgctaacaagagaagagaagggagccacctggactaaaTTGCTGTCCTTGCAAATATTTCCCAGAAACATGAATATTGATGAGACTGGATTACCGAGCACTGGTGGCTGGATATGGAAGGCAGAGGCAGCTGGCAGCCTGAGGAGCCTAAGCGGGCCTTTGGACCATCCAGAAGGCCAAATGGAGCCACTGAAGGAATTGTTCAAAATAATAGGCAAATAATCACAtggtaaaaatattaaattgcaCACATTACAAAAGGATGATGAAGTCTCCTGCCCCCTTAAGCCCTCACTTCTCCCCAGAGGTGACCACTGTTACTCACTGCTTAGGTGTCTATTTAAATTCTTTGCATCTATGTATTTCCGTTTAAAATTCACTTCATGTATGTGCTGTTCTGTTAACACAAGCTACCACTGTTCCAAGTGCTTTGCGTGTGCATTTCCTCTTACCCTCACACCTACACTATAATGTGTGCTGAATCATACAGTAAGCCTCTGCCTGGGCCTGTTTTCCAGAGAGGAAATTGAAGCCAGAGAGGGGGCCAAGCTGGGTAGCGTGGCTCCAGGGCCTGCACATTTATCTCACACAGTCCAGCAGTCTTAATGGTGGAATAGAATTCCATTATTTACTTGGTTAACCACCACAGGTCTTGCCACCATGAAAGATGCTGTGGTGAATCACCTGGGGGCCCTTGTAGGATGAAAATCAAAGGGCTTTCGGCAGGGCTGTGGCAGGGGCAGATCTGTACTTGAGGAATATGGTGCAAAGCTGAGCTGCCCCTCCAACTCCGCAGGCATGCCCCTGTCTGATCTAAGGGGTCCCAGTCAAGGGGGGAGACCCGTGATTGTCCATCCTTTGTGAGCTCTCCCCAGCTGCATGAGTCCTGTGAGTACCTGCTGAAGTCCCACTGACTGGCTCCTTGGCCTGGACCATTTACAGTGACATCAGGAGTCTCTACCTTCTGTAAACCCAGGAAATTGtccaaaaaagaagaggaggagatagGCAGGAGAACATGAGTATCTCCCACTCAAGTAGAAAATGTGCCCAAACTGAGGATGCTGAGGCCCTTCCCTGGGTGAGGCCTGGAGGTTAGCCTGGTACCTCTGGTCCAAATCCAGTGGCAGGACTGAGCCCGGGAGGAACCTGCAGTGTGGTTCTGTGACCtggaggagaagggaggggaaagTCTAGACTGCATTTGATCAAGGGAGCATAGTAGAGTCACATTTATGTGGCTGTGGTCTGAGTGTGTACCTGCAAATGTTGAAACAATGCCCGATGTGACAGTGTTTGGAGGTGATCAGGTCAGGAGCCCTCAccaatgggattagtgtcctcacAAAAGAGGCCTGAAAGAGCTTTATTCCCCCTTTCACCAATTAAAGACGCAGCAAGAAAGTGCGAACTGTGAACCAGGAAGAGGGTTCTCACCAGATCCTGACCATGTTCGTGCCTTCAtcatggacttccagcctccagacctgcagaagtgagaaataaatttctgttgtttataagcttcccagtctgtggtgttttatTATAGCAGCCAGTGCAGGGTGACACATAGGTGCAGTAATAACTTACTGGATTTCAACTATATGCTTTTTAGACTGAATGAGTAGCCACCTTTTAAGGCATTCCATTCGCACATTCCACTCAACAGGCTCTACCTCAGAGAGGGCACAGATGGGCACCATGAATCTGCTATTACCTTGGGAGGTCGGGAGTCTCCTGGCTCTCACTGTAATTAAAGATAACCCTAAGTGCTGCAACAAACCTGAAGATGAACAATGGCTCAAACATGACAGAAGTTTGTTTCTAACTCCTGTTAATTCATCAGGTGCTCCTGAGTGGGAGATGGCTCTCCTGAAGTGGAGATTCAGGGATTTAGGCTCCTCCTGTCATACGGATCCACCATTTACACCTGACTTCCGAGAGCTGGCTGCTTGCTTGCATCAAACAGCAGAGATGTGCCTGGAGGAATGTGTAAGGCTGGTTTAATGGGAAGGCAGGAGACTGGCACATACCACTTCCATTTGCATTTTATTGGCTACAACTAGTCATGTGGCCACATTTATGTGCAAAGGATGTTGGGAAATAAAGACCAGTTGTGAgcctaggaggaagagaaaatagatttggtgaacagcatcttaccatgctgggTATGACTGCTGTTTAAAGGCACAAACTTCTTACACAAGCAGATCCTTAAGCAAATCAGTTACCTTATCTGGTATTCAACCAAAGAAAAGCCATTTGCTCCAGTCCTGGAGAAAAACAGGCAACGCTGGATTCCAACAGAGATCATACTGTTCCGTGTTTTAGGAGAAATTTCAGGGAACTTCAAAGATAAATTTGGTACCAGGAGACTGACTTAAGAGTCTGATTCTGGTGTGAGTTGAAACTCCATGCTATTTCCTGCAAGGCTGTTTTCCTATTACTGAAGCATATCTTGTCTCCCTCACCACACAATCAGTGCTGGGTCTGTCTTAATGCATACAATTTAAAAGCAGTCTCCCCTTGTGAGGTCCATGTAGTAGGATAGGCTAGATTTTGCTGTGGTAACAAAGCCATCTAAATCTGTTACTTAatccagcaaacatttatttcttgctcCTGGTGCATGTCTCCTGTGGGTCAGCTGTGCCTCTGTCTCATGCTCTTTCTCTCTGGGGCCCAGGCTGATAGAGCAGCCTCTATTGGAATATTGCTTGTCACCAGGGATAAGTAAGAGGACAGTGATATCCCTTCCTCTCAAATGTCATTGGGCAGAACCAGTCATTTGGTCAAATCTGATGGTCATTAGAGATGCATGTGGAGACATCAAGCCATCAATTGGAAATGAGTCCACAGCTCAGGGGTGAGATCAGGGATGAAGAAATATCTTCTGAGATCAGTGGTATAGAGGTGGTCTAAAGCCATGAGCCTTGCCAAGAATGTAGCTGAGTAAGAGCAACCCACAATTCAGACTGAGTAGAGGAAGTGGAGTGGCCCCAAGGTGGAAAGAAAAGTGGAGTAGGCTGTGTATATCATGGAGCCCCATGTGGAAGGGGGCACCCACTGTGAAGGATGGGGGTGCTGAACAGGTCTAGTTACAGGGAGGTTATTGGGGGTGCCACTTGGAGCAGTTTCTTTGAAGCAAGGGGCAGAGACAGAAGCTGATTGGAGTGGTTTTGTTAGgaagatatgagtggggtggaaagacaAAAAGGACAGGAAAGTCcataaaaagacccagagttaatcaattaaagctcaaaaaaccaggagcaacttagcctggaatgtttgaatattccccagat comes from the Manis pentadactyla isolate mManPen7 chromosome 10, mManPen7.hap1, whole genome shotgun sequence genome and includes:
- the LOC118928428 gene encoding LOW QUALITY PROTEIN: putative protein T-ENOL (The sequence of the model RefSeq protein was modified relative to this genomic sequence to represent the inferred CDS: substituted 2 bases at 2 genomic stop codons) translates to MKPSPPVSLSRSKEFLTQVSTELADEALFIASYHMKPMHTKEKQTQDXGTQISKHVFFTKTXGTNTRLSFPFFSTSDRNHTHIKAHLLPSPRDKGTLPSSLTSGG
- the CDIPT gene encoding CDP-diacylglycerol--inositol 3-phosphatidyltransferase gives rise to the protein MPGENIFLFVPNLIGYARIVFAIVSFYFMPCCPLTASSFYLLSGLLDAFDGHAARALNQGTRFGAMLDMLTDRCSTMCLLVNLALLYPRATLLFQLSMSLDVASHWLHLHSSVVRGSESHKMIDLSGNPVLRIYYTSRPALFILCAGNELFYCLLYLLNFSEGLLVGSVGLFRMGLWITAPIALLKSVVSVIHLVTAARNMAALDAADRAKKK